A DNA window from Chitinophagales bacterium contains the following coding sequences:
- a CDS encoding transglycosylase domain-containing protein codes for MEDNNNKENSLYSFKLKFAFIFWSLFIIGVAAIIFLFYQLSYSNLPTFEELENPKNALASEVYSADGVLLGKYYSENRSNAYFEELPESLVNALIATEDIRFFRHSGIDLRGLVRAIAAGGKRGGGSTITQQLAKNLFHDRPSSKLERVIQKLKEWIISARLEKSYTKKEILTMYLNTVEFSDNAFGIKAASLTYFSKPIDSLNVSESAVLVGMLKAPYAFNPRIHPEQSMDRRNIVLYQMNKYDFLSNEAYDSLKTKPIALEFKETTHSEGLATYFREHLRLELKKWCKANLKVDSTNYDLYKDGLKIYTTIDSRLQKIAENVATEHLSKIQKDFFEHWKGRDPWKDFPNELEKSIRNAPHYKALVARGLSQDSIKTILNTPKEMTIFSWEGEKDTVMTPIDSIRYHRMFLQTGFMVADPKTGAIKAWVGGANYKYYQYDHVLTERQIGSTFKPFLYATAIDNGYSPCFEVLDVPVTFENFDNWQPENSDGKFSGEKMTLKYCLANSINSCSAYLIKQIGPQPVINLVRKLGITSPIDPYPSISLGTPGISVMEMLGSYTAFANKGVYSKPTYISRIEDKNGNLIQEFTSERTEVLSEETAWVMVEMLRDVIQNGTGKRVWLPSYPYQLNYLDIGGKTGTTQNHSDGWFMGITPDLIAGTWVGAEDRFVRFRSLREGQGASTALPIWAGFFKKLYENDTLYTKLGLDPNKKFESPERKLNIELDCSKYQNSDQENFDENNFYGSEFE; via the coding sequence ATGGAGGACAACAACAACAAAGAAAACTCGCTTTATTCATTCAAGCTTAAATTCGCCTTCATTTTCTGGAGTCTTTTTATAATTGGGGTTGCTGCTATAATATTTTTGTTTTATCAATTATCATACTCCAATCTGCCTACATTTGAGGAGTTGGAAAATCCCAAAAATGCTCTCGCCTCTGAAGTATATTCTGCTGATGGTGTACTACTTGGAAAATATTATAGTGAAAACAGAAGTAATGCATATTTCGAGGAATTGCCTGAATCACTGGTAAACGCATTGATCGCCACAGAAGACATTCGATTTTTCAGACATTCAGGGATTGATCTAAGAGGCTTGGTAAGAGCTATTGCCGCTGGCGGAAAAAGAGGAGGGGGAAGTACAATTACACAGCAGTTGGCAAAAAACCTCTTTCACGACCGGCCTTCTTCAAAACTGGAAAGGGTGATTCAAAAACTAAAAGAATGGATTATCTCAGCACGTCTTGAGAAAAGCTATACAAAAAAAGAGATCCTCACCATGTATCTCAATACTGTAGAATTCAGTGACAATGCCTTTGGTATAAAGGCTGCATCCCTTACTTATTTCAGCAAACCTATCGACTCACTAAATGTAAGTGAATCTGCTGTATTGGTGGGGATGCTCAAAGCACCCTATGCCTTTAATCCCAGGATTCATCCTGAGCAATCTATGGACAGGCGAAACATTGTTTTGTATCAGATGAACAAATATGATTTTCTTTCTAATGAAGCCTACGATTCCCTTAAAACAAAACCAATAGCACTTGAATTTAAAGAAACAACCCACTCTGAAGGACTGGCTACTTACTTCAGGGAACATCTACGTTTGGAGCTCAAAAAATGGTGCAAAGCAAATCTAAAAGTAGACAGCACAAATTATGATTTATACAAAGATGGATTGAAGATATACACTACCATTGATTCCCGTCTGCAAAAAATTGCCGAAAATGTGGCTACAGAACACCTGAGTAAAATTCAAAAAGATTTTTTCGAACATTGGAAAGGACGAGATCCATGGAAAGACTTTCCAAATGAACTTGAAAAATCTATAAGAAATGCACCGCATTACAAAGCACTTGTTGCCAGAGGGCTTAGCCAGGATTCTATAAAAACCATACTCAATACCCCAAAGGAAATGACTATTTTTAGCTGGGAAGGGGAAAAAGATACAGTCATGACTCCTATTGACTCTATTCGCTATCACAGGATGTTTTTACAAACAGGTTTTATGGTAGCTGATCCGAAAACAGGAGCAATCAAAGCATGGGTAGGAGGTGCCAATTACAAGTACTATCAATACGATCATGTTTTGACAGAACGACAAATTGGATCTACTTTCAAACCATTTCTCTATGCTACAGCAATAGACAATGGTTATTCACCATGTTTTGAAGTATTAGATGTGCCGGTTACTTTCGAAAATTTTGACAATTGGCAGCCTGAAAATTCCGATGGGAAATTCAGTGGAGAAAAAATGACCCTTAAATACTGTCTTGCCAACTCTATAAATTCATGCTCTGCTTATCTCATAAAACAAATCGGTCCGCAACCTGTAATTAATTTAGTAAGGAAACTGGGTATTACAAGTCCAATTGACCCTTATCCATCAATATCCCTTGGAACACCAGGTATTTCAGTTATGGAAATGCTTGGCTCCTATACTGCTTTTGCAAACAAAGGTGTATATTCAAAACCAACTTATATTAGCCGTATTGAAGATAAAAATGGTAATCTGATACAGGAATTTACTTCTGAGCGTACAGAAGTGCTCAGTGAAGAAACAGCCTGGGTAATGGTGGAAATGCTTCGGGATGTAATTCAAAACGGTACAGGCAAAAGGGTTTGGCTACCTTCTTACCCTTATCAACTGAACTATCTGGATATAGGCGGAAAAACAGGAACTACACAAAACCATTCAGATGGTTGGTTTATGGGCATTACCCCCGATCTTATAGCCGGAACATGGGTCGGTGCTGAGGACCGCTTTGTCAGGTTTAGAAGTCTCAGAGAAGGTCAGGGGGCAAGTACTGCACTACCTATATGGGCAGGTTTTTTCAAAAAACTATATGAGAACGACACTTTATACACCAAGTTAGGTCTTGATCCCAATAAAAAATTTGAAAGTCCTGAAAGGAAATTAAATATCGAACTGGACTGTTCTAAATACCAAAATTCAGACCAGGAAAATTTTGACGAAAACAATTTCTACGGTAGTGAATTTGAATAA
- a CDS encoding tetratricopeptide repeat protein yields the protein MIYHNITARNNAYFNATELLKETQRSLETSHQDDYDEILAVYPDQIPEEAETYSGTFDEVIKKCSRAIKMHEPSKFSDNSYLLVGFSYYMKGDFETALETLQFLSTEFKETPQSKSSKKKKKKKKSKKKKRKSKKPMTAAQKEELEEEVIEEEIEEIKEEKKKEEEDWDGKKSFKEILTHQFSRPEAMVLMVNIYAAMEKYKEAETVLTVIEGEENFPGYLANDVAKAKADLYITTNNLERAIPPLKVLDENIKRKKKKIRYLYIMAQIYERIKDYTNAVEKYKEVLSARPDYKMEFNAKMSLARIAGGDGSSYSEIKKLLAKLLKDSKNEEFYDQIYYALAELELSQNNREKAIEYLSKSIESSMGNTKQLAKSHLKQGELYYSDKEYVKAQPGYENAGANIDEEHPKKQEIEKRDNALQNLVKQINIIEEKDSLLVLANLPEDELDKRIEAEVSKIEAEIDKANQSQPAAMLNRNTSGRDSGGGSSGSWYFYNTGSKSRGYNEFVQRWGKRELEDNWRRSNKESSGSLEEVAGQAEEEGIEEEFDYLAVKEQLLATIPRDEAEKQKAEKEVVEAYFELGNIYKSEIENLPKAIETFETLLEKYPNNNYLVEVYYNLHLLYKEINNNSKAEQYKNLVLDEYPNSKFAKILLDPNYLDKQKDNKEEVDRYYENVYAHFTSGNYRQVLLASAQADSLFETNHLAPKFALLSAISRAKTDSLGAYIDALKELQEKYPGTLEAEKAEEMLTILEESENKVYEKEINIREYTREMDALHYVLVVYNSNNIKSTDLSLAISRFNEQKSSLEKLKTNTLILSPEQSIIVIKYFEGEKKVRNYFNSIKKEEEAFKNFPDNSLSFYFITDINFNKVVINREINSYLEFFEKNYKD from the coding sequence ATGATATACCACAATATAACGGCCAGAAACAATGCCTATTTTAATGCAACAGAATTACTTAAAGAAACACAGCGCAGCCTTGAGACCAGTCACCAGGATGATTATGATGAAATATTAGCTGTTTATCCCGATCAAATACCCGAAGAGGCAGAAACCTATTCCGGTACTTTTGACGAAGTCATAAAAAAATGTTCAAGGGCAATAAAAATGCACGAGCCCAGCAAGTTTAGCGACAACAGCTATTTGCTTGTTGGTTTTTCCTATTATATGAAAGGGGATTTTGAAACTGCCCTTGAAACCCTACAGTTTTTGAGTACAGAATTTAAAGAAACTCCTCAGAGTAAATCTTCAAAAAAGAAAAAGAAAAAAAAGAAAAGCAAGAAGAAAAAACGCAAATCAAAAAAACCCATGACTGCTGCCCAGAAAGAAGAGCTGGAAGAGGAGGTGATTGAAGAAGAAATTGAAGAGATCAAAGAGGAGAAAAAAAAGGAAGAGGAAGATTGGGACGGGAAAAAATCATTTAAAGAAATACTTACTCACCAATTCTCCAGACCTGAAGCTATGGTATTGATGGTCAATATCTACGCTGCTATGGAAAAATATAAGGAGGCCGAAACGGTACTTACGGTAATTGAAGGTGAAGAAAATTTTCCGGGCTATCTGGCAAATGATGTTGCAAAAGCCAAGGCCGATTTATATATCACTACCAACAACCTTGAAAGAGCTATCCCTCCTTTGAAAGTACTGGATGAAAACATTAAGAGAAAGAAGAAAAAAATCCGCTACCTCTATATAATGGCTCAAATTTACGAGCGGATAAAGGATTATACCAATGCTGTTGAAAAATATAAAGAAGTATTAAGTGCAAGACCTGATTACAAAATGGAATTCAATGCAAAGATGAGTCTGGCACGTATAGCAGGAGGTGACGGGTCTTCCTATAGCGAAATCAAAAAACTGCTTGCTAAACTGCTTAAAGACAGTAAAAATGAAGAATTCTACGATCAGATATATTATGCATTGGCAGAACTGGAATTGAGCCAAAACAATCGTGAAAAAGCTATAGAATACCTAAGCAAATCTATAGAAAGTTCAATGGGGAACACAAAGCAATTGGCAAAATCACATTTAAAGCAAGGCGAACTTTACTATTCCGATAAAGAATATGTAAAAGCACAACCCGGTTATGAAAATGCTGGAGCTAATATTGATGAGGAACACCCAAAAAAACAAGAAATTGAAAAAAGAGACAATGCACTTCAAAACCTGGTTAAACAAATCAATATTATTGAAGAAAAAGACAGCCTTTTAGTTTTAGCAAATTTACCAGAAGATGAACTCGATAAGCGAATTGAGGCTGAAGTGAGTAAAATTGAGGCTGAAATAGACAAGGCCAATCAATCTCAACCTGCAGCTATGCTCAATAGAAATACTTCAGGGCGAGATAGTGGCGGGGGAAGTAGCGGCTCCTGGTATTTTTACAATACAGGAAGTAAAAGCAGAGGCTACAATGAATTTGTTCAGCGCTGGGGAAAACGCGAGTTGGAAGACAATTGGAGGAGGTCTAACAAAGAGAGCTCTGGCAGTTTAGAAGAAGTTGCAGGTCAGGCAGAAGAAGAAGGTATTGAAGAAGAATTTGATTATTTAGCAGTAAAAGAACAACTTTTAGCTACAATACCGAGAGATGAGGCAGAAAAACAAAAAGCTGAAAAAGAAGTAGTAGAAGCCTATTTTGAACTGGGAAATATTTACAAATCAGAAATTGAAAACCTTCCCAAAGCCATTGAAACATTTGAAACATTATTAGAAAAATACCCGAATAATAATTACCTGGTAGAAGTTTATTATAACCTTCATTTACTCTACAAAGAGATTAACAACAACAGCAAAGCGGAACAATACAAAAATCTTGTATTAGACGAATACCCTAATAGTAAATTTGCCAAAATACTACTCGACCCTAACTATCTCGACAAGCAAAAAGACAACAAAGAAGAGGTAGACCGCTATTATGAAAATGTCTATGCCCACTTTACTTCCGGAAACTACAGGCAAGTGCTTTTAGCTTCAGCCCAGGCCGACAGCCTTTTTGAAACCAATCATTTGGCTCCAAAATTCGCACTGCTTTCAGCAATCAGCAGGGCAAAAACGGATTCTCTGGGTGCATATATAGATGCCCTGAAAGAACTTCAGGAAAAATATCCAGGTACACTTGAAGCGGAAAAAGCTGAAGAAATGCTGACTATTTTGGAAGAGAGTGAAAATAAGGTTTACGAAAAAGAAATCAATATCAGGGAATACACCCGCGAGATGGATGCATTACACTATGTACTTGTAGTTTACAACAGTAATAATATTAAAAGTACCGACCTGAGCCTGGCAATTTCACGATTCAACGAGCAAAAAAGCAGCTTAGAAAAGCTAAAAACAAATACTCTGATTCTTAGCCCCGAACAATCTATTATAGTTATAAAATATTTTGAGGGTGAGAAGAAAGTACGCAACTACTTCAACTCAATAAAAAAAGAGGAGGAAGCCTTTAAGAATTTCCCGGATAATTCACTGAGCTTTTACTTTATCACCGATATCAATTTCAATAAAGTAGTTATCAATCGGGAAATAAATTCTTACCTTGAATTTTTTGAAAAAAACTACAAAGATTAA
- a CDS encoding M23 family metallopeptidase, whose translation MAEEKKKRRFVEKLKNKYRLVVLNDDTFEEKASFRLSRFNVYVFVSTVLSILVVLIFSMIIFTPLKEYIPGYADVKMRRDLIDLKFYTDSLESVVLNQSLWLNNVKKILEGKTDSATVSSSDRNIRYDTIKLSRIPIEDVLLREEIEREDNYALVYGDQRNSNNETEVLSNLTTPLRGLITQRFNADDGHFGIDVVAPEKTPVKSIAPGTVIISEWTLETGHTIAVQHDNNLISIYKHNSVLLKKVGNFVKSGDAIAIIGNSGELSSGPHLHFELWQEGSAVDPEQFISF comes from the coding sequence GTGGCTGAGGAAAAGAAAAAGAGGCGGTTTGTAGAGAAGCTTAAAAATAAGTATCGCCTTGTAGTGCTCAATGATGATACTTTTGAAGAAAAAGCCTCATTCCGTCTTTCACGTTTTAATGTATATGTGTTTGTATCTACGGTACTATCCATATTGGTAGTGCTGATTTTCTCTATGATTATTTTCACTCCTTTAAAAGAGTATATTCCGGGTTATGCAGATGTAAAAATGCGAAGAGATTTGATTGATTTAAAATTTTATACCGATTCACTGGAATCTGTTGTTTTAAATCAAAGTCTTTGGCTCAATAATGTGAAAAAGATATTAGAAGGAAAAACGGATAGTGCAACTGTTTCCAGCAGCGACAGAAATATTCGTTATGATACAATTAAGTTGAGCAGAATACCAATTGAAGATGTATTGTTGAGAGAAGAAATTGAACGTGAGGATAATTATGCACTGGTATATGGTGATCAAAGAAATTCAAACAATGAAACAGAGGTTCTTTCAAATCTTACAACTCCCCTCAGAGGTTTAATTACACAGCGGTTTAATGCAGATGATGGTCACTTTGGAATTGATGTAGTAGCTCCAGAAAAAACCCCAGTAAAATCTATTGCGCCCGGAACCGTTATAATTTCTGAGTGGACTTTAGAAACAGGCCATACAATTGCAGTACAACATGATAACAATTTGATTTCTATATACAAGCACAATTCTGTTTTGTTGAAAAAAGTTGGTAATTTCGTGAAAAGCGGGGATGCTATTGCCATTATAGGAAATAGTGGTGAATTAAGTTCCGGTCCGCATTTGCACTTTGAATTGTGGCAGGAAGGTTCAGCTGTTGACCCTGAGCAATTCATAAGTTTCTAA
- a CDS encoding polymer-forming cytoskeletal protein: MFGNKNSEERKDNNSKGSKSLNQFGEGTVITGEIKSKGDIRIDGEINGAVYSEAKLVVGPSGKVDGDVKCKNADISGKVYGRLIIEDLLFLKSSAVIEGDIVAQKMVVESGAMFNGTCSMGESIKANKNEEKSAAKLKKEVV; the protein is encoded by the coding sequence ATGTTTGGCAATAAAAACTCTGAAGAAAGAAAAGACAACAATTCTAAAGGTTCTAAATCTTTGAATCAGTTTGGTGAAGGGACTGTTATTACGGGTGAAATTAAGTCAAAAGGAGATATCCGTATAGATGGTGAAATTAATGGGGCTGTTTATTCTGAGGCCAAACTTGTAGTAGGTCCATCAGGAAAAGTGGATGGAGATGTAAAGTGCAAAAATGCAGATATATCCGGTAAAGTATACGGGCGTTTGATTATTGAAGATTTACTATTTCTTAAAAGTTCTGCAGTTATAGAAGGAGATATTGTTGCTCAAAAAATGGTGGTAGAATCCGGTGCAATGTTTAATGGAACATGTAGCATGGGGGAATCTATAAAAGCGAACAAAAATGAAGAAAAATCAGCCGCCAAACTCAAAAAAGAAGTTGTTTGA
- a CDS encoding AtpZ/AtpI family protein, with translation MKKNQPPNSKKKLFDNYLKFSAIGFQMVAVVLIGFGIGWYIDSKLNTDKPYAALAFTLIFVFIAMYLVIKELQSMNNKND, from the coding sequence ATGAAGAAAAATCAGCCGCCAAACTCAAAAAAGAAGTTGTTTGATAATTATCTGAAATTTTCTGCCATTGGATTTCAGATGGTGGCAGTAGTGCTTATTGGATTTGGTATAGGTTGGTATATAGACAGCAAATTAAATACTGACAAACCATATGCAGCTTTAGCTTTTACCCTGATCTTTGTCTTTATAGCTATGTACTTGGTGATTAAAGAGCTACAAAGCATGAACAATAAAAATGATTAA
- a CDS encoding HAMP domain-containing sensor histidine kinase, with protein MNKQIVYGIVVLMAIVLIGMVTIQIYWINNALTLKEQQFYQDVKHALKRVSFRLERQEAMRLFSGNGFVNNSNINYNNYSVRNEDPALVDSAQYSKEDVYSSAFSSFFSAYNKVCLDTNISVICDNKRKYRGEILVHISDSIQRIVVEHNNENELHRAMQSQLAKLHYKQSMIDDIFLQFFRASTNLTERIPTAELQKIVREELDRVGIKTPFEYLLVNDFGVLISKSRDFDPENARSAHRMALYPNDIFGEQNHLIVYFPKQRNYIISSLSMMSTSSMGLILIISLCFSYVVYTVFQQKKLSDMKTDFINNMTHELKTPVATISLASEMLKSKSIAENSDRRDRYAQIIHDENKRLGNQVEKVLQMAVMEKGDFNLKIQKISVNELILKALEKVNLQIESKNGSLQTNFQDEELYIEADQLHFTNIIFNLLDNAIKYSKDVPFIKVSSKDLGNSIAISVTDKGIGMDKEEKKRIFEKFYRVPTGNIHNVKGFGLGLSYVKAMLDAHGGTIKLLSQPGKGSTFTVIFPKKQNQQNVG; from the coding sequence ATGAACAAGCAAATTGTTTACGGCATAGTCGTTTTGATGGCCATAGTGCTCATTGGCATGGTTACCATTCAGATCTATTGGATAAACAATGCTTTAACCCTTAAAGAGCAACAATTCTACCAAGATGTAAAACATGCTCTAAAGCGCGTGTCTTTTCGTTTGGAGCGACAGGAAGCTATGCGCTTATTTTCCGGCAATGGTTTTGTAAATAATTCTAACATCAATTATAATAATTATTCTGTCAGAAATGAAGATCCTGCGCTTGTTGATAGTGCTCAATACAGTAAAGAAGATGTTTATTCAAGTGCCTTCAGCAGTTTTTTTTCAGCATATAACAAGGTCTGCCTCGATACTAATATCTCTGTAATTTGTGATAATAAAAGAAAATATCGTGGTGAGATTTTAGTGCATATTTCTGATTCAATTCAGCGTATAGTTGTGGAGCACAACAACGAAAACGAATTGCACAGAGCAATGCAATCACAATTGGCCAAATTGCACTACAAGCAAAGTATGATCGATGATATCTTTTTGCAGTTCTTTCGTGCCAGTACAAATCTTACAGAGCGTATTCCTACAGCAGAACTTCAAAAGATTGTGCGCGAAGAATTAGATCGTGTAGGCATAAAAACGCCTTTTGAATATTTACTGGTCAATGATTTTGGAGTATTGATTTCTAAAAGCCGGGATTTTGACCCGGAAAATGCCCGCTCGGCACATCGGATGGCGCTTTATCCTAATGATATCTTTGGGGAGCAAAATCACCTGATCGTTTATTTCCCAAAACAGCGAAATTATATAATAAGTAGTCTTAGTATGATGTCCACCTCTTCAATGGGCTTAATCTTAATTATATCTCTTTGTTTTTCATATGTGGTTTATACAGTGTTTCAGCAGAAAAAGCTTTCTGATATGAAAACCGATTTTATAAACAACATGACCCACGAGCTTAAAACCCCCGTAGCTACTATATCTCTGGCCAGCGAAATGCTTAAAAGTAAATCTATTGCCGAAAATTCAGATCGAAGAGACAGATATGCCCAGATAATTCATGATGAGAATAAGCGTTTGGGAAACCAGGTAGAGAAAGTGCTCCAGATGGCGGTAATGGAAAAAGGAGACTTTAATCTGAAAATTCAAAAAATTTCTGTGAATGAATTAATATTAAAAGCATTGGAAAAAGTAAACCTTCAAATTGAGTCTAAAAATGGAAGTTTACAAACAAACTTTCAGGATGAAGAGTTGTATATTGAAGCAGATCAATTACATTTCACAAACATAATTTTTAATTTGCTCGACAATGCTATAAAATATTCTAAAGATGTTCCGTTTATAAAGGTGAGTAGTAAAGACTTGGGAAATAGTATAGCTATATCCGTCACTGATAAGGGAATAGGTATGGATAAAGAAGAAAAAAAGCGCATATTTGAGAAGTTCTACCGAGTACCAACTGGAAATATACATAATGTGAAAGGTTTTGGTCTTGGATTAAGCTATGTAAAAGCAATGTTGGATGCACATGGAGGTACAATAAAATTATTGAGTCAGCCCGGGAAGGGCAGTACCTTTACGGTGATATTTCCTAAAAAACAAAATCAACAAAATGTCGGATAA
- a CDS encoding response regulator transcription factor produces MSDKTKVLLLEDDPNLGFVLQEFLEHESYEVKLCEDGEIGLRAFNNDNYDICIVDVMMPKMDGFTFTKQVRKQDKETPIIFLTAKSMKEDKLEGFKLGGDDYITKPFSMEELEMRVSAVLKRTKGNHEEEEKNQFEISAFFFDYPAQVLKIGEEQQKLTTKEAELLKLLCLNVNKVLEREIALKLIWGNDNYFTGRSMDVFITKLRKYLKKDSKVEIVNVHGTGYKLMVREE; encoded by the coding sequence ATGTCGGATAAAACTAAAGTATTACTATTAGAAGATGACCCAAACCTGGGCTTTGTGTTGCAGGAATTTTTAGAACATGAAAGTTATGAAGTAAAGCTGTGCGAAGATGGCGAAATTGGGCTCAGGGCTTTTAACAATGACAATTACGATATCTGTATTGTAGATGTGATGATGCCCAAAATGGATGGATTTACCTTTACCAAGCAGGTCCGCAAGCAAGACAAGGAAACGCCCATTATTTTCCTCACGGCCAAATCGATGAAAGAAGACAAGCTGGAAGGTTTTAAACTAGGTGGCGATGATTACATCACCAAGCCCTTTAGCATGGAGGAATTGGAAATGCGTGTAAGTGCGGTGCTGAAAAGAACCAAGGGCAACCATGAGGAAGAGGAGAAAAATCAATTCGAAATCAGTGCTTTTTTCTTTGATTATCCGGCACAGGTGCTAAAAATAGGAGAGGAGCAACAAAAGCTTACTACCAAGGAAGCAGAACTTTTGAAGCTGCTGTGCCTTAATGTCAATAAGGTTTTGGAGAGGGAAATTGCTTTAAAATTGATTTGGGGGAATGACAATTATTTCACCGGAAGAAGTATGGATGTGTTTATCACCAAGCTGCGCAAATACCTTAAGAAAGATTCAAAAGTGGAGATTGTAAATGTGCACGGCACCGGATATAAATTGATGGTTCGCGAGGAATAA
- a CDS encoding glycosyltransferase family 4 protein, whose protein sequence is MKILQICHKPPFPPIDGGCKAMHQVTETLMEQNINVQVLAIETFKHPVDENLQTEAYRKNTNFDSHFVDIKVRPLEALLNLFSSESYNISRFWNSDFAQLIEQKLINEKFDIIQLESLYVAPYLKLIRRHSKAKIVYRAHNLEHKIWETNYEITSNPFKKLYIKLLAKRLKKFETAFIKKVDFIAAISPVDAEWISNNSSVPTKVIPFGLEADLPTDKKAQKNICYLGALDWYPNQLGLEWFLKNVWAEIHQQFPDAQFNIAGRGAPQSILNWDFPGVNIIGEVENTQEFLKQHAIMLVPLFAGSGIRIKILEGLANHLAILTTSLGAEGLDLKDKEHLLLADTALEFKKNLRDLLENKDLQNSLADKGFKRFQQLYSIANIKKQWINFYQSIL, encoded by the coding sequence ATGAAAATCCTGCAAATTTGCCACAAACCGCCCTTCCCTCCTATTGATGGTGGTTGCAAAGCCATGCATCAGGTTACGGAAACTTTAATGGAGCAAAATATAAATGTTCAGGTTTTGGCCATTGAGACTTTTAAGCACCCAGTGGATGAAAATTTGCAAACGGAAGCTTACAGAAAAAACACCAATTTTGACAGCCACTTTGTCGATATAAAAGTAAGGCCCTTAGAAGCTTTACTAAATCTATTCAGTTCCGAATCCTACAATATCAGTCGCTTTTGGAACAGTGATTTTGCCCAGCTCATTGAGCAAAAATTAATAAACGAAAAATTTGATATCATTCAGTTGGAGAGCTTGTATGTAGCGCCTTATCTGAAATTGATCAGAAGACATTCAAAAGCAAAGATTGTCTATCGGGCGCACAATCTGGAGCATAAAATTTGGGAGACCAATTACGAGATTACCTCAAATCCCTTTAAAAAGCTATACATCAAATTATTGGCAAAAAGGCTAAAGAAATTTGAAACTGCTTTTATTAAAAAAGTGGATTTCATTGCAGCCATCAGTCCAGTTGATGCGGAGTGGATTTCCAATAATAGTTCTGTTCCAACTAAAGTAATTCCTTTTGGGCTAGAAGCAGATTTACCGACAGATAAAAAAGCTCAAAAAAACATTTGCTATCTCGGTGCCCTAGATTGGTATCCCAATCAACTGGGCTTGGAATGGTTTCTTAAAAATGTGTGGGCTGAAATACATCAGCAGTTCCCCGATGCTCAATTCAATATTGCTGGCCGGGGTGCGCCACAGTCTATTCTAAATTGGGATTTTCCAGGAGTAAATATTATTGGAGAAGTAGAAAATACGCAGGAATTTTTAAAACAACATGCCATTATGCTTGTTCCATTATTTGCCGGTAGTGGTATTCGCATTAAAATTTTGGAAGGCCTGGCGAATCACTTGGCAATACTGACGACAAGCCTTGGTGCCGAGGGGCTTGATTTAAAAGACAAAGAACATTTGCTACTTGCTGATACGGCTCTTGAGTTTAAAAAAAATCTCAGGGATTTACTTGAAAATAAAGATTTACAAAATTCATTAGCCGATAAGGGATTCAAAAGATTTCAGCAACTTTACAGCATCGCAAACATCAAAAAACAATGGATTAATTTCTATCAATCAATTCTATAA
- a CDS encoding FkbM family methyltransferase, with protein sequence MKFIKQRILLHTFIRKATNGSSISGRVNNRLYDLESIALMQKLLNANSNCIDIGCHKGEILDKIIEFSPNGNHFGFEPLPNFYKRLVERYKSNGKISILPHALSNEKGETEFTYVKSNPAYSGIRKRKFDRNKEETEKIKVEKAALDDLIDPDLPIHFIKIDVEGGELGVLQGAKKTIEKWQPHIIFEHGLGAADCYGTKPEMLFDFISACDLKISNLDAYLCGKPALEKENFCQQFYNGIHYYFLAHP encoded by the coding sequence TTGAAATTTATTAAACAGCGCATTTTACTCCACACTTTTATCAGAAAGGCAACAAATGGCTCTTCCATTTCGGGAAGGGTAAATAATAGATTGTACGATTTGGAGAGCATTGCTCTGATGCAGAAGCTGCTGAATGCCAATTCTAATTGCATAGACATCGGTTGCCATAAAGGCGAAATTCTGGATAAAATAATTGAATTCTCTCCCAATGGAAATCACTTTGGGTTTGAGCCCCTGCCCAATTTTTACAAGAGACTGGTAGAGCGGTACAAAAGCAATGGTAAGATAAGCATCCTTCCACATGCACTTTCCAATGAAAAAGGCGAAACGGAATTTACCTATGTAAAATCCAACCCGGCATACAGCGGAATTCGCAAGCGAAAATTTGATAGAAATAAAGAGGAAACCGAAAAAATAAAAGTGGAAAAAGCAGCTCTGGACGATCTGATTGATCCTGACCTGCCCATTCACTTTATCAAGATAGATGTAGAAGGTGGCGAACTTGGCGTGTTGCAGGGCGCAAAAAAAACCATTGAAAAATGGCAGCCACACATCATTTTTGAGCACGGCCTGGGAGCAGCAGATTGCTATGGCACAAAACCCGAAATGCTTTTTGACTTTATTTCTGCTTGTGATTTGAAAATCTCTAATTTAGATGCATACTTGTGCGGAAAACCTGCATTGGAAAAAGAAAATTTTTGCCAGCAATTCTATAATGGCATTCACTATTATTTTTTGGCACATCCATAA